In one Oryzias latipes chromosome 13, ASM223467v1 genomic region, the following are encoded:
- the LOC101156996 gene encoding uncharacterized protein LOC101156996 isoform X1 produces MVAEMASCGAASHLEDGDGDVPALESKDNLSESDSNSSDNHGTSTEDSSEEDDEEEEEEEEGEEEEEEEGSGHVEVNGEESENQKASAEESGSRAADSPQTEALNGKEASYKLYCEKCKAIQKTHGSELVTPCRISRGRLQVQLEADVSYECSATGLVFEATEPVLVRYSILSWSKFAGFLGNSWKFAGPIFNVETVKKDASVLKSIQFPHCVCLAHPENEMTFGILHVKGNRPLIEPTVDHSGSHVKWNVTSLSPVGPIIQTPQPVDRHGVVLVYKQLGSSLHNYSFHIYLATNSASDIKDIAKQVRACKNRYIKIDKPPTCKLDEGTYRLLSEPEGDIKPQELNFTLAVTKMKGYFEAFFEQPPPFKLSLIETNTEETVWSATIREGDCVDHTDKKPRKRTISDRKRSSSPSEEEDNFKKPRWEDHSDGVKPVVTQDQSMSERQLLLVANQLGKEWKQVAIFLDWTSKELDNIQAAEKDVVMQKHKMLVGWKNRRRPGEATAYHLWDSIKGLELPNEVYQILRGMDSRIR; encoded by the exons ATAACCTGTCAGAGAGTGACAGCAACAGTTCAG ACAACCATGGTACATCCACTGAGGACAGCTCAGAGGAAGACgacgaagaggaagaggaggaggaggagggggaagaagaagaggaggaggagggttcTG gGCATGTAGAAGTGAATGGAGAAGAATCAG AAAACCAAAAGGCCAGTGCAGAGGAGTCTGGGAGCA GAGCCGCAGATTCTCCTCAGACAGAGGCTCTGAATGGGAAAG AGGCCAGTTACAAGTTATACTGTGAAAAATGTAAAGCCATCCAGAAG ACCCATGGAAGCGAGCTTGTTACCCCCTGCAGGATCTCAAGGGGACGGCTGCA GGTGCAGCTGGAAGCAGACGTCTCGTACGAGTGTTCCGCCACTGGCCTGGTTTTTGAAGCAACCGAGCCAGTCCTGGTGCGGTATTCCATCTTGTCGTGGTCCAAGTTTGCTGGGTTCCTGGGGAATTCCTGGAAATTTGCCGGACCCATCTTCAATGTGGAAACTGTGAAGAAAGACGCGAGTGTGCTCAAATCCATCCAGTTCCCTCACTGCGTCTGCCTGGCTC ATCCAGAAAATGAGATGACCTTTGGCATCCTGCACGTAAAGGGAAACCGTCCACTCATTGAGCCAACTGTGGACCACTCGGGCAGCCATGTTAAGTGGAATGTGACGTCCCTGTCCCCTGTGGGTCCCATCATTCAGACTCCCCAGCCCGTGGACCGCCATGGGGTGGTTCTGGTTTACAAACAGCTTGGCAGCTCCTTGCACAACTACAGCTTCCACATCTACTTGGCCACAAACAGTGCGTCTGACATCAAG GATATAGCCAAACAGGTGCGGGCTTGCAAAAATCGCTACATCAAGATAGATAAGCCCCCCACGTGTAAACTGGATGAAGGGACTTATCGCCTCCTGAGCGAGCCAGAAGGGGATATCAAACCTCAG GAGTTGAACTTCACTCTCGCAGTGACCAAAATGAAGGGCTACTTTGAAGCTTTCTTTGAGCAGCCGCCTCCTTTTAAATTGTCCCTGATAGAAACGAACACAGAAGAGACTGTGTGGTCTGCGACCATCAGAGAAG GTGATTGTGTCGACCACACTGATAAGAAGCCAAGGAAGCGGACAATCT CAGACAGAAAGAGGAGCAGCAGTCCATCAGAAGAAGAagacaactttaaaaaaccTCGATGGGAGGATCATTCAG ATGGTGTTAAACCAGTGGTGACTCAGGACCAGAGCATGTCAGAGAGGCAGCTGCTGCTGGTGGCCAATCAGCTCGGGAAGGAGTGGAAACAGGTGGCCATCTTTCTTGACTGGACCTCTAAGGAGCTGGACAACATTCAGGCGGCGGAGAAAGACGTGGTGATGCAGAAGCATAAGATGCTGGTGGGGTGGAAGAACAGAAGAAGACCTGGAGAAGCTACAGCCTACCACCTGTGGGATAGCATTAAAGGCCTTGAATTACCAAATGAGGTTTATCAGATACTACGAG GTATGGACAGCCGAATAAGATAG
- the LOC101156757 gene encoding interleukin-12 subunit alpha-like, with amino-acid sequence RLFCPADFISCALLLTWSWRTSSAVPVRAPGAGSFQQCGALFKDLLNSTRGNFIDDLCHGMIPFSDVTLRSAETIYACAPNPTESSSCSVQRNSSFSESECMRNIMKDLAYYDAAMQSYLKSDLSRPEIEIPPLNHTLTIIQNLRRDCSLTANGEINSLEDSKNLWPNTSFRNRQKMCKMMKGLHVRSITINRALGYISSGDHRK; translated from the exons CGTCTCTTCTGTCCTGCAGACTTCATCAGCTGCGCGCTGCTGCTCACCTGGAGCTGGCGCACATCCTCGGCGGTGCCAGTGCGCGCTCCCGGCGCAGGCAGCTTCCAGCAGTGCGGCGCGCTCTTTAAGGACCTTCTGAACAGTACCAGGGGCAACTTCATC gATGACTTATGTCATGGAATGATCCCATTCAGTGACGTGACGCTGAGGAGCGCAGAAACGATCTACGCCTGCGCACCCAATCCCACCGAG AGTTCCAGCTGCAGTGTGCAAAGAAATTCATCTTTCAGTGAG AGCGAATGCATGAGGAACATCATGAAAGACCTGGCCTACTATGATGCAGCTATGCAGTCCTACCTCAAATCTGACCTCTCCCGACCCGAGATTGAGATTCCTCCTTTAAACCACACTCTGACAATAATACAGAACCTGAGGAGG GATTGTTCCCTGACAGCGAATGGGGAGATCAACTCCTTGGAG GATTCTAAGAATCTGTGGCCAAACACCTCTTTCAGAAACCGGCAGAAGATGTGCAAGATGATGAAAGGCCTCCACGTGCGTTCCATCACCATCAATCGAGCTCTGGGCTACATCTCCTCTGGAGACCACAGGAAGTAA
- the LOC101156996 gene encoding uncharacterized protein LOC101156996 isoform X2 — translation MVAEMASCGAASHLEDGDGDVPALESKDNLSESDSNSSDNHGTSTEDSSEEDDEEEEEEEEGEEEEEEEGSGHVEVNGEESENQKASAEESGSRAADSPQTEALNGKEASYKLYCEKCKAIQKTHGSELVTPCRISRGRLQVQLEADVSYECSATGLVFEATEPVLVRYSILSWSKFAGFLGNSWKFAGPIFNVETVKKDASVLKSIQFPHCVCLAHPENEMTFGILHVKGNRPLIEPTVDHSGSHVKWNVTSLSPVGPIIQTPQPVDRHGVVLVYKQLGSSLHNYSFHIYLATNSASDIKDIAKQVRACKNRYIKIDKPPTCKLDEGTYRLLSEPEGDIKPQELNFTLAVTKMKGYFEAFFEQPPPFKLSLIETNTEETVWSATIREGDCVDHTDKKPRKRTIYRKRSSSPSEEEDNFKKPRWEDHSDGVKPVVTQDQSMSERQLLLVANQLGKEWKQVAIFLDWTSKELDNIQAAEKDVVMQKHKMLVGWKNRRRPGEATAYHLWDSIKGLELPNEVYQILRGMDSRIR, via the exons ATAACCTGTCAGAGAGTGACAGCAACAGTTCAG ACAACCATGGTACATCCACTGAGGACAGCTCAGAGGAAGACgacgaagaggaagaggaggaggaggagggggaagaagaagaggaggaggagggttcTG gGCATGTAGAAGTGAATGGAGAAGAATCAG AAAACCAAAAGGCCAGTGCAGAGGAGTCTGGGAGCA GAGCCGCAGATTCTCCTCAGACAGAGGCTCTGAATGGGAAAG AGGCCAGTTACAAGTTATACTGTGAAAAATGTAAAGCCATCCAGAAG ACCCATGGAAGCGAGCTTGTTACCCCCTGCAGGATCTCAAGGGGACGGCTGCA GGTGCAGCTGGAAGCAGACGTCTCGTACGAGTGTTCCGCCACTGGCCTGGTTTTTGAAGCAACCGAGCCAGTCCTGGTGCGGTATTCCATCTTGTCGTGGTCCAAGTTTGCTGGGTTCCTGGGGAATTCCTGGAAATTTGCCGGACCCATCTTCAATGTGGAAACTGTGAAGAAAGACGCGAGTGTGCTCAAATCCATCCAGTTCCCTCACTGCGTCTGCCTGGCTC ATCCAGAAAATGAGATGACCTTTGGCATCCTGCACGTAAAGGGAAACCGTCCACTCATTGAGCCAACTGTGGACCACTCGGGCAGCCATGTTAAGTGGAATGTGACGTCCCTGTCCCCTGTGGGTCCCATCATTCAGACTCCCCAGCCCGTGGACCGCCATGGGGTGGTTCTGGTTTACAAACAGCTTGGCAGCTCCTTGCACAACTACAGCTTCCACATCTACTTGGCCACAAACAGTGCGTCTGACATCAAG GATATAGCCAAACAGGTGCGGGCTTGCAAAAATCGCTACATCAAGATAGATAAGCCCCCCACGTGTAAACTGGATGAAGGGACTTATCGCCTCCTGAGCGAGCCAGAAGGGGATATCAAACCTCAG GAGTTGAACTTCACTCTCGCAGTGACCAAAATGAAGGGCTACTTTGAAGCTTTCTTTGAGCAGCCGCCTCCTTTTAAATTGTCCCTGATAGAAACGAACACAGAAGAGACTGTGTGGTCTGCGACCATCAGAGAAG GTGATTGTGTCGACCACACTGATAAGAAGCCAAGGAAGCGGACAATCT ACAGAAAGAGGAGCAGCAGTCCATCAGAAGAAGAagacaactttaaaaaaccTCGATGGGAGGATCATTCAG ATGGTGTTAAACCAGTGGTGACTCAGGACCAGAGCATGTCAGAGAGGCAGCTGCTGCTGGTGGCCAATCAGCTCGGGAAGGAGTGGAAACAGGTGGCCATCTTTCTTGACTGGACCTCTAAGGAGCTGGACAACATTCAGGCGGCGGAGAAAGACGTGGTGATGCAGAAGCATAAGATGCTGGTGGGGTGGAAGAACAGAAGAAGACCTGGAGAAGCTACAGCCTACCACCTGTGGGATAGCATTAAAGGCCTTGAATTACCAAATGAGGTTTATCAGATACTACGAG GTATGGACAGCCGAATAAGATAG